Proteins co-encoded in one Callospermophilus lateralis isolate mCalLat2 chromosome 2, mCalLat2.hap1, whole genome shotgun sequence genomic window:
- the LOC143391503 gene encoding ubiquitin-conjugating enzyme E2 J2, producing the protein MSSSSSKRAPTTATQRLKQDYLRIKKDPVPYICAEPLPSNILEWHYVVRGPEMTPYEGGYYHGKLIFPREFPFKPPSIYMITPNGRFKCNTRLCLSITDFHPDTWNPAWSVSTILTGLLSFMVEKGPTLGSIETSDFTKRQLAIQSLVFNLKDKVFCELFPEVVEEIKQKQKAQDELSSRPQTLPLPDVVPDGEMHHGQNGVQLLNGHAPGAGPHLAGLQQANRHHGLLGGALANLFVIVGFAAFAYTVKYVLRSIAQE; encoded by the coding sequence atgagcagcagcagcagcaagagAGCCCCAACGACAGCAACCCAAAGACTGAAGCAGGACTACCTTCGGATCAAGAAAGACCCGGTGCCTTACATCTGCGCCGAGCCCCTCCCTTCCAATATTCTTGAATGGCACTATGTTGTCCGCGGCCCTGAGATGACCCCTTACGAAGGTGGCTATTATCATGGAAAGCTAATTTTTCCCAGAGAATTTCCTTTTAAGCCTCCTAGTATTTACATGATAACTCCCAATGGAAGGTTTAAGTGCAACACGAGGCTGTGTCTCTCTATCACGGATTTCCACCCAGACACGTGGAACCCAGCGTGGTCTGTCTCCACCATCCTGACCGGGCTCCTGAGCTTCATGGTGGAGAAGGGCCCCACCCTGGGCAGTATAGAGACCTCAGACTTCACGAAAAGACAACTGGCTATACAGAGCCTAGTGTTTAATTTAAAAGATAAAGTCTTTTGTGAATTGTTCCCTGAAGTTGTGGAGGAAATTAAACAAAAACAGAAAGCACAAGATGAACTCAGTAGCAGACCACAGACTCTGCCCTTGCCAGATGTGGTTCCTGATGGGGAGATGCACCATGGCCAGAATGGGGTCCAGCTTCTCAATGGGCATGCACCGGGAGCCGGGCCCCACCTTGCAGGGCTCCAGCAGGCCAACCGGCACCATGGACTCCTGGGCGGTGCCCTGGCGAACTTGTTTGTCATAGTGGGTTTTGCAGCCTTTGCCTACACGGTCAAGTATGTGCTGAGGAGCATCGCACAGGAATGA